In Mangrovivirga cuniculi, the following proteins share a genomic window:
- a CDS encoding permease translates to MKKNSILPLLLLLIPSIIIAQDSKESFTSLWGESAKTALGFFWKSGWAFVLGYMISGAIQAFVPKRKLTRHMGEGDAKSVSLSTFFGAISSSCSFAALAAARSLFLKGAHFISTVAFMFASTNLVIELGILIFIFLGWEFIVAEIIGGILLIIISSIIIKLTYPKKWIKAARERLEEQSEEEEDFNWRERIKSKEGWFLVGKKFVMEWKMAWEDILIGFTIAGFVSVLVPQSFWEAIFLNNMQGELPEFVIRLENALVAPFVAAATFIGSMGNIPLATVLNENGILFAGLMGFIYSDLMVPPLVNMNRKYYGVKVAFYIAGVMYVSIVLTALILNYSFDLLNVLPEGSRKVKEVTQFKIDYTFYFNIVFAAFTGLMLYFNSKAQSKSHGHEHNHGGGGISFKRIVVYVFAAIVLIGLIIHLI, encoded by the coding sequence ATGAAGAAAAACTCAATTCTGCCCTTACTGTTATTATTAATACCGTCTATAATCATCGCACAAGACTCAAAGGAGAGCTTCACTTCTCTCTGGGGTGAAAGTGCTAAAACTGCACTCGGCTTTTTCTGGAAATCCGGTTGGGCATTCGTTCTGGGATATATGATCAGTGGTGCAATCCAGGCTTTTGTTCCTAAAAGAAAGTTAACCCGTCATATGGGTGAAGGTGATGCCAAAAGTGTATCGTTATCTACCTTTTTTGGAGCCATTTCTTCTTCCTGCTCATTTGCAGCGCTTGCAGCAGCAAGGTCTCTATTCCTGAAAGGTGCTCACTTTATCAGTACCGTGGCATTCATGTTTGCTTCGACTAACCTGGTTATTGAATTGGGAATATTAATATTTATTTTCCTCGGATGGGAATTTATAGTGGCAGAAATTATCGGTGGTATACTATTGATCATCATCAGTTCAATTATCATCAAACTCACCTATCCTAAAAAATGGATCAAAGCAGCTCGTGAAAGACTTGAAGAGCAATCTGAAGAAGAGGAAGATTTTAACTGGAGAGAACGAATCAAGTCTAAAGAAGGCTGGTTTTTGGTCGGAAAAAAATTCGTGATGGAATGGAAAATGGCCTGGGAAGACATTTTGATTGGCTTTACCATTGCCGGATTTGTCTCTGTTTTAGTACCTCAATCTTTCTGGGAAGCCATTTTTCTAAATAATATGCAGGGCGAGTTACCTGAATTTGTGATTCGTCTCGAAAATGCACTGGTTGCTCCATTTGTTGCAGCAGCAACCTTTATCGGATCGATGGGTAATATTCCCCTAGCCACCGTTCTTAATGAAAATGGAATCTTATTCGCCGGACTAATGGGTTTCATTTATTCTGATCTGATGGTACCGCCATTAGTAAACATGAATCGCAAATACTATGGTGTTAAGGTTGCCTTTTATATTGCCGGGGTTATGTATGTCAGTATTGTACTAACCGCTTTGATCCTAAATTACAGCTTTGATTTACTCAATGTATTACCGGAAGGAAGCCGAAAAGTAAAGGAAGTAACTCAGTTTAAAATTGATTACACTTTTTATTTCAATATTGTATTCGCAGCATTTACTGGTTTGATGTTGTACTTCAACTCAAAAGCTCAAAGTAAAAGCCACGGACATGAACACAACCATGGAGGTGGTGGTATTTCCTTTAAACGAATAGTGGTATATGTTTTTGCAGCAATCGTGCTTATCGGTTTGATAATTCACCTAATCTAA
- a CDS encoding DUF6090 family protein, whose protein sequence is MINLFRKIRKQLISESKIGQFLIYSIGEIILVVIGILFALGINNWNENRKLQKKKFRLSRT, encoded by the coding sequence ATGATCAACCTTTTTAGAAAAATCAGAAAACAACTTATATCGGAAAGTAAAATAGGACAATTTTTAATCTATTCAATTGGTGAAATCATATTAGTTGTCATTGGTATTTTATTCGCTCTTGGAATAAATAATTGGAATGAAAACAGAAAACTTCAAAAAAAGAAATTTAGACTATCCAGAACCTGA
- a CDS encoding WD40/YVTN/BNR-like repeat-containing protein gives MKKLFTFLTTLFLLTACNNEDDIKIHLTEKNISLERIETDFGIKEIDFLDNNIGYVIDFEGRILSTDNSGTDWTILYNTDYELLDIQFLNSQTGFILAKTPEEELFHLLKTTDAGDSFMETEISGGINLREIHFIDSNTGFTLGDHILRTYDSGTGWTELDINSHFWGDLIEKENGDLYACGSGGEFIKSSDDGINWKQVNLNTSSHLYQVTAFQENFYFIGQNFLKSNIQTTWEYEIPAYINDIKVYNNDIVIGFGKQYPEKGFFPYGALYITNNSGKDWETTIFHDISDMRAIDFIDSNSGFGIAYTGMTGIEYLIKIKIEE, from the coding sequence ATGAAAAAACTTTTTACTTTTCTTACCACACTATTTTTATTAACTGCCTGCAACAACGAAGATGATATTAAAATTCATCTAACTGAAAAAAATATCAGCCTCGAGCGGATTGAAACAGATTTTGGAATAAAAGAGATCGACTTCCTCGATAATAACATTGGATATGTAATTGATTTTGAAGGTCGGATTTTAAGTACAGATAATTCTGGAACTGACTGGACTATACTTTACAATACGGATTATGAATTACTTGACATCCAATTTCTAAACAGTCAGACAGGATTTATACTTGCAAAAACTCCTGAAGAAGAATTATTTCATCTTTTAAAAACAACTGATGCTGGCGACTCTTTCATGGAAACTGAAATTTCAGGAGGTATAAACTTAAGGGAAATTCATTTCATAGATTCCAATACAGGTTTCACCTTAGGTGATCATATTTTGAGAACTTATGATAGTGGAACCGGGTGGACCGAGCTTGATATCAATTCTCACTTTTGGGGAGATTTAATTGAAAAAGAAAATGGCGACCTTTATGCCTGTGGGAGTGGAGGTGAATTCATTAAAAGTTCTGACGATGGTATAAACTGGAAACAAGTAAATTTAAATACTTCATCCCATTTATATCAGGTAACTGCATTCCAGGAAAATTTTTATTTCATTGGCCAGAATTTCTTGAAAAGTAATATTCAAACTACCTGGGAATATGAAATCCCCGCCTATATTAACGATATTAAAGTATACAATAATGATATTGTAATCGGTTTTGGAAAGCAATATCCTGAAAAAGGATTTTTTCCCTATGGAGCTCTATATATAACTAATAATTCAGGAAAGGATTGGGAAACTACTATTTTTCATGATATAAGCGACATGAGAGCAATCGATTTCATTGATTCAAATTCAGGCTTTGGTATAGCTTATACCGGAATGACGGGCATTGAATATCTTATTAAAATAAAAATTGAAGAATAA
- a CDS encoding VOC family protein — MPSCLTKRLYLVIVFIFVTCVINIQGQNGSSTDNSPKLSLQHVTIVVTDFEKSKHFYTKVLKLKEIKADWLPEKQMFISLGDNLELHMGEVEGVKVNPNSFNHFALAVPNFDEFLKDLKDRGYTYGSLGKGNDDFISERPDNVRQTWIKDPDGYWVEINDLYK, encoded by the coding sequence ATGCCTTCCTGTCTTACCAAACGCCTTTATTTAGTTATTGTATTTATTTTTGTTACCTGTGTAATCAACATTCAGGGACAAAACGGTTCTTCAACAGATAACAGTCCTAAACTCAGTCTACAGCATGTAACTATAGTTGTTACTGATTTTGAAAAAAGTAAACATTTCTACACCAAAGTACTAAAGCTAAAAGAAATAAAAGCCGACTGGTTACCGGAAAAACAGATGTTTATCTCACTCGGTGACAACCTGGAGCTCCACATGGGTGAAGTTGAAGGGGTTAAAGTCAATCCGAATAGTTTTAATCATTTCGCACTGGCTGTTCCGAATTTTGATGAGTTTTTAAAAGACCTTAAAGATCGAGGCTATACTTATGGTAGTCTGGGAAAAGGAAACGATGATTTTATCAGTGAAAGACCGGACAATGTCAGGCAAACATGGATAAAAGATCCTGATGGATATTGGGTAGAGATCAATGACTTGTATAAATAA
- a CDS encoding ThuA domain-containing protein: protein MKKYFKVLFYILLLILLGCSIPNEKNINVLVVTGGKKMDTLAVKTMFDQFNHISYATKSQPEANNIYLSSAIDSIDVIVYYDVVQEINEEQKEKFLKVLSKGKGLVFLHHALVSYQKWSEYEKIIGGKYYKILDDGDSLKVTPSTYKHDVKIPIHIVDNNHPITRGIKDFTILDEVYKKYSVSADVNPILTTNHPDNEKIMGWTHMYKKSRIVYLQLGDRGETFSNPVFRKLVSRSIEWTATNDVSILE from the coding sequence ATGAAAAAATATTTTAAAGTTCTGTTTTATATACTTTTGTTAATACTTCTGGGCTGCAGTATTCCTAATGAAAAAAATATAAACGTATTAGTAGTTACCGGCGGAAAAAAGATGGATACTTTGGCTGTAAAAACTATGTTTGATCAGTTCAATCATATATCGTATGCCACTAAATCTCAACCGGAAGCTAATAATATTTATCTGTCTTCTGCAATCGATAGTATTGATGTAATTGTATATTATGACGTAGTACAGGAAATCAATGAAGAACAAAAAGAAAAATTCCTTAAAGTCTTAAGTAAAGGAAAAGGCCTGGTTTTTTTACATCATGCCCTGGTTTCTTATCAAAAATGGAGTGAATATGAAAAAATAATTGGTGGAAAATATTATAAGATTCTCGATGATGGTGACTCACTAAAAGTCACCCCTTCCACTTATAAGCATGATGTTAAAATCCCCATCCATATAGTTGATAATAACCATCCTATCACAAGAGGAATCAAAGATTTCACTATTCTTGATGAGGTATATAAAAAATATTCAGTATCAGCAGATGTAAACCCAATACTAACTACAAATCACCCTGATAATGAAAAGATCATGGGGTGGACTCATATGTATAAAAAATCGAGAATAGTGTATTTACAATTAGGTGACAGAGGAGAAACCTTCTCAAACCCTGTTTTTAGAAAATTGGTTAGTCGTTCAATAGAATGGACAGCCACTAATGATGTTAGCATTTTAGAATAA
- a CDS encoding DUF305 domain-containing protein — MQNGHDKGGSYLKFFAMIATSMIAMFLLMYTHSYQVIDHFWYSETRLFMTIIMGGAMIIIMLSYMLHMYKDKSKNMAIFALGFLMIGGSIWLVRSQVTVTGTDYMEGMIPHHSIAILTSERAQIKDVRVRELANDIIKAQRKEIMEMQWLIDDIKKNGIVKTEEEKEARPIPKFEGKLDEKTRKTESVKAN, encoded by the coding sequence ATGCAGAACGGACACGACAAAGGAGGTAGTTATCTTAAGTTTTTTGCAATGATCGCTACATCGATGATTGCAATGTTTCTATTAATGTACACTCATTCTTACCAGGTGATCGATCATTTTTGGTATAGTGAAACCAGGCTTTTTATGACTATTATAATGGGTGGGGCAATGATCATTATCATGCTTTCTTATATGCTTCACATGTATAAAGATAAAAGCAAAAATATGGCAATCTTCGCTCTGGGATTTTTAATGATCGGAGGATCTATCTGGCTGGTAAGAAGCCAGGTAACTGTAACAGGAACTGACTATATGGAAGGAATGATTCCACACCACTCAATCGCTATTTTAACGAGTGAAAGGGCTCAAATCAAAGATGTCCGAGTCCGGGAACTTGCAAATGATATAATCAAAGCCCAGCGTAAAGAGATCATGGAAATGCAGTGGCTGATCGACGATATAAAGAAAAACGGGATAGTAAAAACAGAAGAAGAAAAAGAAGCACGGCCCATCCCAAAATTTGAAGGTAAACTTGATGAAAAAACAAGAAAAACTGAAAGTGTTAAGGCTAACTAA
- a CDS encoding MORN repeat-containing protein — MKRKSIKILTYVALAISIALAAYYFFRTQSLKNKVESSNEELAQILENVEKQQQILSIDSILIEGDYSAALKAYEKQLEGVNDEEAEAIRKRIRLVQSLMYEPQTKVESDTDSVTLAYIDSLEQSTRIATPEEIRQYDSLSFALRKVKVQVNNLQRQLRQKSFGQYITFKSSKGSTVHYVGQVKEGKANGTGVALLKTGSRYEGEWKNNQRHGEGAFYWPDGEYYKGEYRNDKRHGEGTYYWPNGEKFVGQWANDGRNGRGIFYGADGDVVASGIWKDDELVEVDEK; from the coding sequence CGAAAAAGCATTAAAATACTAACATACGTCGCCCTTGCAATATCAATAGCACTGGCTGCATATTATTTTTTCAGGACACAAAGCCTTAAAAATAAGGTTGAATCAAGTAATGAAGAGTTAGCACAGATTCTTGAGAATGTTGAAAAGCAACAGCAAATTCTTTCTATTGATTCAATATTGATAGAAGGTGATTATTCTGCTGCATTAAAGGCTTACGAAAAGCAACTTGAGGGAGTTAATGATGAAGAGGCAGAAGCGATAAGAAAACGTATTAGACTAGTGCAAAGTTTAATGTATGAGCCACAGACGAAGGTTGAATCAGATACAGATAGTGTTACCCTGGCATATATTGATTCACTTGAACAATCGACAAGAATTGCTACTCCTGAAGAGATCAGGCAATATGATTCTCTTTCTTTTGCTTTAAGGAAAGTGAAAGTACAAGTGAATAACTTACAGCGACAATTAAGGCAAAAATCTTTTGGACAGTATATCACTTTTAAAAGTAGCAAGGGAAGTACTGTGCATTACGTTGGTCAGGTAAAAGAGGGAAAGGCAAATGGAACAGGTGTTGCCCTTTTAAAGACCGGTAGCCGCTATGAGGGTGAATGGAAAAATAACCAGCGTCATGGGGAAGGGGCTTTCTACTGGCCTGATGGAGAATACTATAAGGGAGAGTACAGAAATGATAAGCGTCACGGTGAGGGAACTTACTACTGGCCTAACGGTGAAAAGTTTGTTGGTCAATGGGCTAATGATGGCAGAAACGGACGGGGTATCTTTTATGGTGCAGATGGTGATGTAGTAGCCAGTGGCATCTGGAAGGATGATGAGCTGGTAGAAGTTGATGAAAAGTAG